The DNA sequence CACCGTGGGAGTGGCCTCTGAGCTGATCATCCCCACGCGTGCCGCTGCAGCCATCGCAGTTCCCCTTGCTTTCGAGGTGGCTGGCGGAGCAGCTGAAACATACATGTCGAACCAGACACTCGACTGGCTCAAAGAGAACGAGTTCGACAATAAAAATGAGGCCCTCGAAGGAATCGAAAAAGCGAAATCCACTGGCCAGTACAACGCCATGATTCCACTGCTTAATTACGCAGAGACACAAGACTTGCCCGAAGATGACATCTGGGACCTCTCCGCAGAGGCGGAAAGATCCTACAACGACGGCCGTGCCCGTAGCGATACCAAGGACATCCGAGGTTACTGATGAAGCGAATCGCCGCCATCCCCGTGATCCTAGCTTCTCTCGCCTTTTCAGTGACATCGTGTTCGCCTGGAACGGGCGAACCGCATTCGGCTCCTGACGGCTGTGAAGAAGTACTCGGCGCCTCTGGGATCAAGTGGGTGAATGACCATGCTACCGGAGACACCGGCGAGACCATCGAAAGATCCACGATGAGCCTGAAGGAGAGTCGCGAAGAATACCTCAAGCAGATGCAGTCCTGGGACCCTGAGGGCACCCATTGGTCATCTGAGCTCTGCACGATGAGTAAGTCCGGCGCCGGGAAAAACGCAGTATTGAGGATAGAGTTCGGCCCTTCTTCCACCCCCTTCGATTTCGACTCGAAAGGCAGCGAAGGAACCACCACACTCGTGAATTCCGACGTGCGACTTCATCAGGTGAAGGATCACCGCGAGGTCACGCACTACGGCATCTACGTCAAGTGCAAGATGCCGGGCACTCCGCCACATCAGGCAAGCAGGACACCACTCGCCGGTGTATTGACCGACACTCTGACCGAGAACACGTCTACCGAAGCCCATGTGACCTACCTGTTGCGATCCACGCGAGCAGTGGTAAAAAGCCTGGAGTGTGAGAACAAGCCTACCGTACCCGTAAGTTACCCTGCACCGAAGCAGTAGGCCTGTCCGACCGATGCTCGAATGCAGGGCCTGCGAGCCCCTGTGCTTCAATGATGAAATCTACTGGGGAGGAGTACCCAGTTCCTCCTAATCCTGTCGAGCGTCCACTCGACTCGAGTATGGGCATCTCTCACCACGCCTTCGGACTCGCCCATCAGGATTCGGAACTCCAGAAGAGTGCTGAAGCCTTCCGGCCTCAATCAGGCCGAGGTCGAGGCCGCAGTTCGCGAAGGTCACTTCAAAGGCAACGACCGCACCCGTTCCGTTCTGCACGAGTATCGAGGCAATAGGCACAAGGCGTGACGCAAGGTCCGGGATGATCGGAAGAATCAGGTGACGAAAATGAGTGGGCGTCGGTTGCTGGTCATCATGTCAGCCGGTGCCTTGGCGGTCGTGGGTGTCGGATTGAGCGTGTGGGCCACTGCCTTCAGAGACGACACGAAAGAACTGAGGGCTTCGGAGACATGCAACGAAGGCGTCTTCTCTGCGAACGTCGAGCCCCTGGAGCGGCTTGTCTCACCTGACTCGCCGTTCGCATCGGACTGGTCCCGCAAAGCATCCGACAGCTCGCTGCTGCTCACGTGCGTGAATGCGACCGATCACGCATTTGTCAAGATGACTGCAGAGTTGAAGGACGGCTCCATCGATGAATGGCGGTCGCAGCTGAAGAGGCCCGATGGGGCTGACACTTTTTACTTCGACGTGGGCACGGAAGCGGTAGTCTGGAATCGACAGGCAGCTGTGTACGCCGAATGCAAGCCTCATTCGGTAGGGTCGAGCCATACGGCCGGTATGGACAGCCCGTACCTGTCCGTACTCGTTCGCGCCGGCGGATCGGCCGCTGAAGAGAAGAACAGCACGCAGCGCCAGGACCTCGCCCACTTGGCCAGTCGCATGTTTTTCGAAGCACAATTGCAGACCGGATGTCAGCAGGATTTCGTCGCCCCGTCGGGCCCACCTCGCATGACAAAATAACGTGCATCGCCATGCGCGGAACCTGAACTGATCTCCGCGGGCGTCTCATAGCAGCTGACCTTGCGCTTCCACCAAGCGGGCCGATATCGCGGTGCTGCGGGCCGAGTCGGCCGTGTTCGGGCCGGTCGCCTCCGACCTGACCGTCTCCCGGCTCGTCGACACCCTCGCCGCCGGCGGGATACTGGCCCCGACCGCCCTCCGCGCCGCCCGCGCCCCTGGTCACCCGCGCTTACGGTCGCCGCACACCGCCCGGTCCAGCAGGCGGACCGCGGCCTCCGCCTGCTCGAGGAGGCGCTTCTCGTCACCGAAGCGCGTGGTGAAGGCAGCGGCCGCGGCCGATACCCGGCCGTCGGGCGTGACGGCGGTCTCGGAGGCGGTGCCGAAGGAGGTGCCGCCGTGGTACCAGATCCCGCCCCCGCAGCCCTCGGCCGGGCGCCAGGCGAGGCCGAGCCCGTAGCGGGTCCTGTTGTCGGTGGCGTAGCCGGGCGCCGGGACGGTGGTGCGCATCTGCTCCAGCTGCTCCGGCGGCAGCAGCCGGCCGCCCATCAGGGCGCGCAGGAAGGTGTTCATGTCGCGGGTGGTGCTGATGATGCCGCCGTCCGCGCCGCCGCCCACGGCCAGCGTGGTGTCGGTGAGGTCGTCCCGGCCGGGGAACTGCGTGTACCCGGCGGCCGTCGGCATCGGCACGTACGGCGAGGTGTCCGGTATCAGCGTGCGGCGCAGCCCCAGCGGCTCGATGATCCGGTCGTGCACCTCCTGCGCCCAGGGGTTGCCAGTGGCCTTCTCGATGACCATCCCGAGCAGCACGTAGTTGGTGTTGGAGTACGCCCACTGCGTCTCGGCGCCCGGATCGTCCGCGTCCGGCAGCCAGCCGGGGGCGCGCTCCATCGCCATGGCGACCTGCTCCTCGGGGGTCTGCGAGCGGAACCGCTGTGCGTGGAAGCGCTCGGGTGTCAGCTCCGCCGGGTCCTCGAAGGCGATGTCCGTGTAGTTGGCCAGGCCGCTGGTGTGCTGGAGCAGGTTGCGCAGGGTGATGCGGCTGCCGTCGTTGCCGTTGCCGGCCACCACCCCGGGCAGCCACTGCTCAACGGTGTCGTCCAGGCTCAGTGTGTCCTCGCCGACGAGCTGGAGCGTGGCCACGGCCGTGAAGGTCTTGGTGTCGCTGCCGATGCGGTAGTAGGCGTCGAAGGGCACCCGGCCCCCGTCCTTCAGGCTCGCGGTGCCGGACCGGGCCTTCGTCTCGCGCCCGGCCGCGTCCCGGGCGAGCACCGTCAGCCCGGTGGCTCCCGTGTCCCGTACCGCGTCCGCGTCCCGCTGCAGCCGCGACCGCGCGTCCCCGCCGCCGGCGTCCATGGCCTCGGCCGTGGTGCCCGGCCCGAGAAGCGATGCGGTCCCGATCGTGGCGACCCCGGCCAGGGCCAGCCCCGCACGCCACCGTCCGGACCGGCCCCACCGGGTACTCTTCGTCATCTCCATGGCCGAAACGCTACGGAAGGCCGGTGCCCCGGACCATCCAGCTGGCTACCCGGTCGGGGGTGGTGCTGGCCCCCTAACCACCCGGCGGCCACCGCCCGCCTTGCCGCACCCCCTGCTGATTGTTCCGGTGAGAAGCAGCAACGCGTGATGGTGCGTTCTGAGAGGGCCTTCGATCTGTCCCATCCGTGTGTCCGCGTCGAGGGCAGCGGGCGCGGAGTGGTTGCGCAGGCCGGCGCGGTGCCGCTGGTCGAGACGGTCCGCAGGACCGGTTTGGATGCGGCGATATCGGCGGCGCTTGAGCCGTGGCGCGAGACTCGGGCGGTGCACGACCCGGGCAAGATCCTGCTGGAGCTGGATGTGGCGCTCGCGGTGGCGCTGGGCGGGGACTGCCTGGCCGATGTCGGACTGCTGCGTGCCGAGCCGGCCGTGTGCGGACCGGTCGCCTCGGACCCGACGGTCTTCCGGCTCGTCGACACCTCGCCGCCGGGGGTGCCCCTGTGTGTTTGGTCAACGGATCACAGTCGCGTTGTCGGCGATCCGGTGGTCTGGGCGCCGATCCGTCGGATCGCCGGAACGCTCGATAAGGCGCTTCCCGAGCGGAGCACGCTACGTCACGAACCAATCAGCTTCCTCCCTAAATTCATGACTTCCGTTGGGTTACTGCGTGCTACGCCTGTGGCACTTACTGGCCTGGGGTTTTCTGCTCTTCGGAGACCAGCACCACTCCGCGCGCCAGGATCGTCACCCCCGGCCCAGAGAAGACGACCTTCGCATTGTGAGGTGGATCAATGAAATCCACCCTCGCGCCGTAACGATAGATCTCTTCGAGCGTGACGTGCTGGTCAGCTTCAGCGGCGTCCGAAGGTGGAGCCGTCGTGAATTGATGGCCGGGGCGAACTACACCGCCTACGCAACGAACGACACAGACGGTGGAGTCACCCAGCCTTTCTTCGATTGAATGGATCTGCAATTTCCCTGACATGAACTCAGGTTCCATTCTTGTATGCCTCCGCAACGAAATTGGCTATCTGATCAGGCGTGAGCTTGGGTATGTCCCACTGAAGTGCGTCGCTGATTCCTTCATATGATTTCACTCGCGGTACATGTATACCCATCCCTTTGAGAATGTCGTGAGCAACGTCCACCGGGAGTTGGACGCTTGCCCGTCGGCCCAGTTCAGAAGCGTGCAGTCTGACGGCGACCTCGGCCTCGGCTCGAATGTACCCCGTCTCCAGCTGGACGCCTTCCAGTGCGCTCCGCGGAATCACCTGAACCACGGCCTCTCCGAATTGTTCCGAGTGTCTGGCGAAAGCTGTGGCCACACCCGGGTCGGTGGAGGTGGGTGTGAATCCTGAGTTTTGTGTTCCCTCACTGGCGTTGAAGCCCAGAGTCGTTCCTCGGAACAGATGCTCCTCATTGGGGCATCCCGCAGGTGCGAGCCCCAGGGGGTCGAACCACATATGCGGATTCGGGATGTAAGCGCGCGGATTCGGTGCCGGTGCCAGGCCCAGCGGATCCGGCGTCACATAGCGGGCCGTTTCCGGGTCGTAGTGGCGGAAGTAGTTGTAGTGGAGGCCCGTTTCGGGGTCGTAGTACTGGCCGGGGAAGCGGAGGGGGGTGTAAGTCGGGCTGTCGGCCGGCCAGGTGGTCGTGCCCCAGAGGGTGCTGCGGGTGCGCCAGGCGGTGTTGCCCTCGTCGTCGATCAGCTCCGTTGGGGTGCCGACGAGGTCGGTGACGATGGCGAAGAAGCGGGAGTCGATTTCCTGCTGAGGGGCGTCGGCGGCGGTGAGGCGCTCGGTCTGGGCGATGGGGTGGAAGCCCCGGTGGTCCCAGGTCAGGGTGACCGGGTGGGACAGGGCCGGGGAGGTCGTCGTCTGTTCGCAGAGGGTGGTGCCGTCCCAGGTGAAGCGCACCTCCTCCGTGATCGTCTCGCCGTCCTCCGCCAGGCGGAGTTTGGC is a window from the Streptomyces capillispiralis genome containing:
- a CDS encoding serine hydrolase domain-containing protein → MTKSTRWGRSGRWRAGLALAGVATIGTASLLGPGTTAEAMDAGGGDARSRLQRDADAVRDTGATGLTVLARDAAGRETKARSGTASLKDGGRVPFDAYYRIGSDTKTFTAVATLQLVGEDTLSLDDTVEQWLPGVVAGNGNDGSRITLRNLLQHTSGLANYTDIAFEDPAELTPERFHAQRFRSQTPEEQVAMAMERAPGWLPDADDPGAETQWAYSNTNYVLLGMVIEKATGNPWAQEVHDRIIEPLGLRRTLIPDTSPYVPMPTAAGYTQFPGRDDLTDTTLAVGGGADGGIISTTRDMNTFLRALMGGRLLPPEQLEQMRTTVPAPGYATDNRTRYGLGLAWRPAEGCGGGIWYHGGTSFGTASETAVTPDGRVSAAAAAFTTRFGDEKRLLEQAEAAVRLLDRAVCGDRKRG